TCGTGCGTGTGATCCGCAAGAAAGACCCCGACGCGCCGCACAACACCCTGTTGGTGTTGGACGCGACGACGGGGCAGAATGCGTTGTCACAGGTTAAGACGTTTCAGGAACTTGCCGACGTCAGCGGTTTGGTGATGACCAAGCTGGATGGCACGGCAAAGGGCGGCGTGCTGGTCGCATTGGCCGATAAGTTCGGCCTTCCAATTCATGCAATCGGCGTGGGCGAGCAGATTGATGATCTCGCGCCGTTTGACCCTGAAGAATTTGCAGCTGCACTAACAGGACTTGAGTTATGAGAGGTTATGTATTCGCCGCGCTGATGTTCTGCGCTGGCCAAGTTTCGGCACAAGAACGCATGGAGATGTCGGCGTGCCAACAAGGTTGGGCAACCGTGGTCCCAATGATCACGCCAGACGCACAGCTTCCGCAAATGTCAGTAACTGACGATGGTTGGTGCCAGATCGATGATTTGACGCTGCCAATAGATTTGAACTCGTCATTTAAGGTTGAAACGTTTCGTTGGCGCGCATCGGATATGGCGCGGGTCGTTGAGGAAGGCTTGCCTCCTCGTGCCCTTGAAATTGAGGGCATCGGGTTCGCTGTTTCGGCACAAACCGGTGATCCGGTTTTTGACTACCTGCTGGAGCTTCAATCCTCTGCCGCTAACTCGGGTTTTGGGCTTTCGGTGCGCTGGGACGGCGTGCAAAACGCGGTCTTTGTAGATGAGGCTTACGTTGATTTCTTTGTTGGAAACCGGATCGAAGCCACCGCGCGCATCGATGGTGTGGATCTTACAGATCAGACAACGATGCAAACCAGCGTCGGCAGTATGGGGCTGAAAGACCTAATCGTAACCACACAGTTCGCAGGCTGGTTTGAGACCTATGTCGCGCTGCCATTGGGGACGGGTTTGCTAACTCAAGATGGAATTGCACCCGAGGTTCAGGTTCAAAACCTTCAATCGCAAGCGATTGAAATTATTAATAATATGCCGGACAGTATTGTCCCATCTACGAGCCGTGACGCGCTAGGTGCATTTATTCAAGACTTACCCGGACCACGCGGAACTGCCCGCCTACAACTGAGCGCGAACCCACCTCTTGGGGCTGCTCGCATGACACCGTTTGCACTGTTGGGGCGTGAGCCGACGCTGGATGAAATCGTCGAACTGGGTTTAGGCGGCGTTGCGCTTTTATTCACGTGGACACCAACAGGGGATGACAAATGAAGCACATAGTTCCAGCAATCCTGATCGCGTTGACGGCAATGCCGGCAACGGCGTTTGAACGGATGATGCGGAGCGATTGCCAGGTCGCCTTTGAAAAGCTCGCAGACATCATGCAGCCTGATGATGTGAATACTGCCGTTATGTCGCGCAGCATTCGTGTAAGCCCGCAAGGCTGGTGTGAAATGCGCGGCGGGACCGCGGGTTTGGAAGATGCACAGTTTGATACGCTTGAATGGCGTGCCGAAGGCATTACCCGTTGGACGCGTGACGGTATCCCACCACTTGCACTCGAGGTTCGTATTTCCGGTATGGACCCTGATGAAATGCAAGGAGGTATAGACACGAAACGGCCCAACATAGACTTTGAGATGTTGTTGCGCCAACTGCCAGACGCCGGAATGATCGTGATTGAACACGCGACGATGAACAATGGCGCGGGTGACAGCCTGACGGTTTCAGGCGTTTTTGAACGTGTGTTCCTGTCTTCACCTTCCATGATGCAGGTTTCCATGGGATCAGCAGCGTTTAAGGCGGGTTTGGTATCGATGACGCTTGAAGGCACCCATGAAAACCCGTTTGGCTTTGGGATCGACGTTGAAATGCAGGGTGTTCCGCAAGCCCAGCGAGACGCGGCATTTGATCTGGTCTCAAGGTTGCCCGATGGCGTTCTTGATGGTGCATCCCGTGCAGAACTAACCGCATACGCAGGTGATTTACCAAAGCCGGTCGGAGAACTTGAAGTGTCAGTTGGTTCAGAGCGGGGCCTTGGGCTGATGCAGGTTGGCATGTGGGCCTACAACAGTTTCGAAGCAGTCATCAGCGATGAAGTCGATGGCAATGAGTTGGACATCCTCTTGGATGGGATAACCATTACAGCAGATTGGTCGCCTGATGCGCAACTCGCGGATTAACTAGAAACATGGTTGATTGGCTTAACTCGATTGCTGGAACGCCCGAGGGGGCGAGACTGGCAATGGCGTTGGCGTTAATGTCTGCGCTTGCGCATGCGGCTTTTGGTGCGTTGCAAAAGGGGCGGCATGATCCGTGGTTAATGCGCGGATCGATTGACGCGTCTTTAGTTCTTATCTCGGCACCTGTTGCGCTGTTTGTGGTGCCTTGGCCCAGTTACGCGACCTTTATGATCTTACTCGGTGCGATGGTGGTGCATTTTGCCTACAAATTGACTGTGGCCCTCGCATATGAACGGGCGGCTTACACTGTGGTTTACCCCGTCATTCGCGGCACGGGGCCATTGGTCACTGTGGTCGGCGCGACTCTGCTGTTCCAAGAGCATTTCACCGCGCTTCAATGGCTTGGCGTTGCGTGCCTGTCAGGGGCGATGTTGCTTTTGGCGTTGCGTAATATGGCTGCAGAAAAGGTTGACTTGCGCGGCCTCAAAATTGGCCTTCTTTGGGCCGTTGCGGGTGGTTTGCTGGTTGCAATCTACACGGTCTATGACGCTTACGGAATCCGGCAAAGCCCTGATCCATTTACCTTTTTGGCGTGGTTCTTCTTTTTGACAGCCTTGGATTTTCCGATCTTGGCCGCGTTTCGCGCGCGCCGTTATGGCGTTCCGGGCGGTGTTGGTTCGCTGTTGCGACGTGGCTTGGCAGGAGCGTTGATTGCGTGGGTTAGTTTTGGGGGCGTGATGATGGCGACGCGACTTGGTGGCGTGGGCGAGGCGGCTGTATTGCGTGAAACCTCAACCGTGTTTGCGGCCCTTATTGGGTGGTTCATCTTGGGCGAAACCGTCGGGCCACGTCGCCTGATATTGATGGCATTTATCGCTTTGGGGGCTGTAATTGTGCAGCTTGGCGGTTAGGTGAACGGGATGAGTGAAAAATCAGTGAACCCCGTCTTGAAGCAGGTCCTAGAATTGGGGCCAACAATCGTCTTCTTCGTGATCTATTTACGGATCAAAGAAGAGATCTACACCTTTGGTGGAACCGAGTATTCTGGCTTCATTGTTGCGACGATTGTTTTCGTACCGATCCTTTTGGCGTCTATGGCGGTGCTTTGGTATCTGACCGGAAAACTTAGCCGTATTCAGGTGTTTACAGCATTTATGGTCATCTTCTTTGGGGCCTTAACAGCATGGTTCAACGATGAGCGGTTCTTCAAGATGAAGACATCTATCGTGAACGGGCTGTTCGCGGTGATCCTTGGAATTGGACTGATGCGCGGAAAAAGCCTGCTGCAATACGTGATGGGTGACATGATCCCAATGGAGCAGGAAGGCTGGATGATCCTCACCAAACGTTTGGCGATCGGGTTTGCGGTACTGGCAATTGCCAACGAGTTCGTATGGCGCACCATGTCGACGGACGCATGGGTGAAAATCGAAACCTTCGCGTTTCCAGCGGCGTTGTTTCTGTTTTTATGGGCGCAGATCGTCATGCTTCAGAAATACGTGATTGAGCCAGATGAAGACGTAAGCGACAGTGAAAACCGCTAAGCGGACACTCGAAGATCGCGAATGTTGTGCAGCCCATTGATCGTCAATTCGTTTTCGAACCTGAGCCCTGTTATCTTTTCCATTGACCACATCACGACTGCACGCGTTTGCCCGAAGGTGTAGTCCAGCACGATTGTATCGCCTTTTTTGAATGGGTGATCGGTCATGATACATCCGCCGCCTAAGCTAATGTTGCAGATCGTGGCGCCAAGCATTTCCGGTCCTTGGCGTATCACAATAGGGAAATTTGCGGGATAACGCTTTTGACGGGATGACATGGCAACTCCTAACTCACTTCCCCAATGTCGCGGGCAAATATGTAGAAGTGGTTAACCACCCTTGAAAAGTACGCCTTGGTTCGCTTTTGCGAGGAAATGACTGCGAGCAGCAAAGGGCAAGTTGGTTGACGTCAAACATGCACAGGCGTATTCGACACTTAGTGGCGATTTGTTACCGGATTGCGGGCCACTTTAAATATTCTGCTAAAAAGGGAACGGGTTTGCCCCGATACCTTTGCCGGTGTCGGGGCTTTGTCGTTCAAAAGGGGACACACGAGATGAATAATTGGAAGAAACGCACCAAAGCGGTGCATGCAGGTACACGTCGCAGCCAGTACGGCGAGGTCAGCGAAGCTGTCTTTTTGACGCAAGGGTTTGTTTACCCTTCAGCCGAGGCCGCAGAAGCGCGTTTTGAGGCCTTGGGCGAGGATGAATTTATCTACGCCCGCTACGGCAACCCAACTGTTCGCATGTTCGAAGACCGCATGGCGTCATTGCTGGGCTATGAAGACGCGTTTGCCTGTACGTCCGGTATGGCTGCGGTGTCTGGCGCGCTGACGGCGCTGTTGAAAGCGGGCGATCATGTTGTGTCCAGCCGCGCGTTGTTTGGGTCATGTTTATATGTTCTTGAAGACATCCTTGCGCGCTTCGGCGTGGAAATCACGCTTGTGGATGGTACGGACAACGCCGCATGGGATGCTGCGATCCGGCCAGATACGACGCTGGTATTCCTTGAATCCATTTCCAATCCAACACTCGAAGTCGTTGATCTGCGCCATGTCTGCGAAACCGCCCATAAGGTCGGCGCGCTGGTGCTTGTGGATGACGCGATGGCAACACCGATCTATTCTTATGCCGCTGAATGCGGGGCTGATTTGGCCTTGGTGTCGACCACGAAACACGTGGACGGGCAGGGGCGCATGCTGGGCGGTTTGATCGCTGGCAACAAAGACTTAGTGCGTGGGCCCATTGAAACTTACATGAAACACACCGGCGGCGCGATGAACCCGTTTACGGCGTGGACGCACCTTAAGGCGTTGGAAACGCTCGATTTACGTGTGAACCAACAGTCCAGCACGACCTTGGCAATCGTTGAGGCCCTTGATGGGCACCCGAAACTTAACGCTGTGCGCTACCCGACCCATTCCGGCCATCCGCAGCATGAACTTGCACGTGCCCAGGCGGATTCAGGCGGGACAGTGATGGCGTTGGAAGTGAAGGGCGGCAAAGAGGCCTGCTTCAAGTTTCTTAACGCGCTGGAATTGTTCACCATTTCAAACAACTTCGCCGATGCTAAGTCCATCGTAACCCACCCTGCAACGACCACCCATCAGCGCCTTCCACAGGACCAGAAAGACTTGCTTGGGATTTCGGGCGGCTTGGTGCGCTTGTCTGCGGGGCTTGAGGATGCGGGTGATCTGATTGACGATCTGTTGGCCGCGCTCGACGCAATCTAGGGCCGATTTGTCGTTTACCGTGATGGACTAGCCTTTTCAGGGCTTTAAGGTCATTGTTTAAGGCGTATTGTTGGCAGGTTCACGCTTCGGGAGCACTATTGGTGGAAAACGATCACGATCATCCCCATGTTGAGGTTCTACGTGCCGCATCGAAAGGCGACGACATGAACATTCAGACCGGTGAGCCAGAGCGCACATTGACCCACGCCGAAGCAGCCGAGGCATTGGCCTTGTTACGCCATTGGGCAGGACAGGTGAGCGAAGAAGAAGTTGCAGCGCTTGATCCATTGGTGTCGCGTTTGGTGCCAGGCCGTGAGCTGAGCAATTATCCAGCGCTTGCGCGTGCCTATCCTGAAGAGTTCGAGGTTGATGAAACCTATAAGGCGTCCATGCCGGACCTACAGAATGGCCCAAGCAGCCTGATCAAAGGCGCAAAACGTGCGATCCAGCATGTAGGGATTTCCAACTTCCGCTTGCCGATCCGGTTTCATCGCCGCGATGGGGACGATCTGACGCTTGAAACTTCCGTCACGGGCACGGTCAGCCTTGAGGCCGAAAAGAAGGGCATCAACATGTCTCGCATAATGCGGACATTCTACAAGCATGCGGAAAAGACGTTTAGTTTCGAAGTGATCGATGCAGCCCTTGATGCGTATAAGACGGATTTGGAAAGCTTTGATGCCCGCATCATGATGCGCACGTCCTTCCCGATGAAAGTAGACTCGCTGCGTTCTGGCCTGTCGGGATACCAATATTACGACATCGCGCTTGAGCTGATCGAGGCCGACGGCGTACGCAAAAAGATCGTGCATTTGGATTACGTCTATTCCAGCACATGCCCGTGTTCTTTGGAGCTGTCAGAACATGCGCGCCAGTTCCGTGGGCAACTTGCCACGCCACATTCGCAGCGGTCCGTCGCGCGGGTGTCGGTAGAAATGGCCCAAGACGCCGACATTTTGTGGTTCGAAGACCTGATCGACATGTGTCGTGCGGCCGTTCCAACCGAAACGCAAGTCATGGTAAAACGCGAAGACGAGCAGGCCTTTGCAGAACTCAATGCTGCCAACCCGATCTTCGTCGAAGACGCCGCACGCCTTTTTGCTGAGACATTTCAAGCGGATAAGCGGATCACAGATTACCGCGTGATCGCGTCCCATCAAGAAAGCCTACACAGCCATGATGCCGTCTCTGTCTTGACCGAAGGCAGCACGTTTGACGCGGAATCCCTCGATCCGCGTCTGTTCGCGACGTTGTTTCACGTTGGCTAGGTTAGTACGTCGCGCTTGAACATCGCGCGCGCATAAAGCCATTGCGCGATCGCGAGGGCGATTATGGCCACCGTGAACAACATCTCAAAACTGGTCATCGTTGAAACAGCTGAGACTTCTGCAAAGAACAGATTGCGGATACTTGTTGCGGCCATCGCAATGAACGCTGCCAAATAAACGGGCACTGAAAAGCGGGACCGCAACAGCAACAACAGAGAACCCGCCACCGCAAGCCAGACCGCGAGCGCCCATGTCGCCATTGTCCAAGTTGGGAATGCCTCAAGGAATGCGAGGCGTTCAGCCGTGAAGTTTGCGATGTAGTTTTCGTTGCGCGAAACAGTCATGACGTAGTCCATTGCGCCCATCGCGTTCCAAGCCAACGTTAGGCCACCAACAGTCCATAAATGCCAAGGTGTTTTCATTTCGATCTCCAGTTTTCGCGTCGTGTTTCAGCATCTATAGTACAGTTTGGCAAAAATTCAGATAGTGAACTGCGCGACTGGACGTCGGATGGACCTCTGCTATGAGTCTGGCAGGCCCAATTTATCAAAACGGAAACCGCCATGACCGCCACACAACGCATCGTCCTTTCCAGTGATCACGCCGATATCGAGCTTCGCCAGACCATCGCAAAGCACGTGGCGGCGAAAGGTTACGAAGTTGTCGACATCGGCCCGATGACGTCGGAAAGCACGCACTACCCCATTCATGGCGAGGCCGCTGCGCAAAAGGTTGCGTCTGGTGACTGTCAGCTTGGGATTATTCTATGCGGTACAGGGCAGGGCATCATGATGGCTGCCAACAAGGTAAAGGGCATTCGTTGTGGCGTTTGCTCTGACACGTTTTCTGCCCGCATGATCCGCCAGCACAATGATGCGAACATGCTGTCTCTTGGTGCACGGGTCACAGGCGAAGGTTTGGCTCTTGATATCGTTGATGCCTATTTGGATGCCGAATTTGAGGGCGGACGCCATGCAACACGCGTGGCGATGATCGAACCTAGCTAATGGCAAGGTGCGTCGTCGCTTGACACGGCGCTTCCCTCAAGCCAACCGTTACCCATGTTAGACGTACGCCCTGTTGGATATGTGATCGGCCTTTTGGTCGCGGCCCTTGGGGTCACTATGTTCGCGCCTTTGCTGGCCGATCTGGTGTCGGGCAATGGGCATTGGCCGGCGTTCCTTGAAAGTGCTGTCATAACTATTCTCGTGGGCGGGCTTGTGTCTTTGGCGTGCCAGAACGGGGTCTCTTCCGGGCTAAGCATTCGTCAAACCTTCCTATTAACAACGCTTGTTTGGCTGGCGCTGCCGCTGTTTGGGTCCTTGCCGTTCATGTTGGGCGGGTCCGAGTTGAACTTTACCGACGCCTTCTTTGAGGCGATGTCAGGGCTGACGACCACGGGGTCGACTGTCATCACAGGAATTGAGACCCTCCCTGAGGGGCTAAAGCTGTGGCGCGGTGTGCTTCAATGGCTTGGCGGCATTGGTATTATTGTTGTGGCGATGGTGTTCCTGCCGGAACTGCGCGTTGGTGGTATGCAGATCTTCCGAAGCGAAGGCTTTGATACGATGGGTAAAATCCTACCCCGCGCGACTGAGATTTCGTCACGTATTTCGGTCATCTATGTCGGGCTGACGATGGCCTGCACGATCACTTATTCAGCGATGGGGATGAACAACTTCGACGCCTTCATCCACGCCATGACGACGATCGCGACAGGGGGGTTTGCCAATTACGATGCGTCCTTCGGGATGTTTGGCCCTGGGGTGGAATATGCCAGCGTTGTCTTCATGCTGCTCGCTGCGTTGCCGTTTGTGCGCTACGTTCAGTTGATATCAGGCGGTGGCGCGATGCCGCTTTTCAAGGATAGCCAAATTCGGACGTTCTTTTTTGTCGCCATAACGTTGGTCTTCGTTTTGTCTTTGTGGCAATGGGCCCAAAGTGAGCGCATGAACGAAACGGCGTTCCGCCAATCGCTGTTTAACGTTGTCTCTATTTTGACCGGCACCGGATATGCCAGCGCGGATTACATGCAGTGGGGGCCATTTGCCGTCACGATGTTCTTCTTCATTGGCCTCATCGGGGGCTGTGCGGGATCGACAGCATGCAGTGTGAAAATCTTCCGCTACCAACTTCTGTTCACATCCATCAAAGCGCAAATTAGGCGCATCCATTCCCCGAATGGGATCTTCACGCCGCGCTATCAGGGCCGCGCTGTTGGCGATGACGTTCTGAACTCGGTTATGGCGTTCTTTGTGGCGTTCATGGTGGCGATTGGCGTTGTTGGGGTCGCCTTGGCGTTTACGGGGCTCGATTTCATTACCTCAATTTCAGGCGCGGCAACCGCACTTGCAAACGTCGGACCTGGGCTCGGCAATGAAATCGGCCCAGCGGGGAGTTTCGCTGGGCTGAACGATACCGCAAAATGGATACTCGCAATCGCGATGCTGGTTGGACGGCTTGAGATCATGGCCGTCTTCACTATCATCAGCTGGCATTTCTGGAGAGACTAAGCATGACAACACGACCATTGGGTGCGCAGATTTCGCACATGTTGAAAGACCGCGGTGTTGATACGATTTTCGGAATTCCGGGGGTCCACAATCAAGAAATGTACCGCGGCATCGAAGAGGCCGGCATCACCCATGTTCTTGCACGCCATGAGCAAGGTGCGGGCTTTATGGCCGATGGTTATGCCCGTGCGACGGGTGGTTTCGGTGTATGCTACGTCATCACGGGGCCAGGTCTATGCAATACTATGACGCCCCTTGGCCAAGCCTATTCCGACAGTGTTTCCGTGCTGTGCCTGTCCAGCTGCCTTGACGATGTCGTGGGCCGTAAGGGACAGTTGCACCAGATGAAAGACCAAGTTGGGGCTGCTGCGACTGTCTGTGATTGGTCTGAAACCGCGCAGGATGCTAAGACTGCGTACCGCCTGATCGATCGCGCATTGAGCGATTTCTCAACAGGTGACCCACGTCCCAAAAACATCAGCGTGCCGATTGCAACGCTGCAAGGCATTGCTGAGCCACATGGAACCGCGCCATATGGTGTGGGGCGCTTGTTCCCTGATCACAAAGACATTGCGATCACCGCGAATGAGCTGCGCAATGCTAAGAAGCCCATGATCGTCTTTGGCGGCGGGGCCAAAGGATTGGTTGAGCAGAACCCAGATACAGGTGCCAGCCGAATTGCGCCTCTTCTCAGCCGGATTGCGCCGGCTACGTTCTGCACATTTGCGGGACGCGGAGTTGTTCCACTCGACTACCCGCTGCACTTCGGCCCGTTCCTGACGCGCCCAGACAGCGCCCGCGTAATCGGTGAGGCGGATCTGGTGATCGTCATCGGGTCTCAATTGGCTGAAGTAGATATCTGGCGCGAGCACCTTGGCCACACCGCCAAGATGATCCGCGTTGACACCAGCCAAGAAGCACTCACCACTGATGTGGACGCCTATTTCAACATCCACGCTGATGCGTCCGCTTTTGTTGATGAGCTTTTGGTTGAGCTTGGTGAAACAGAGCAATCTTCCGATTGGTCGTCCGCAGATGTCGCAAAAACCCGCACCAAATGGCGCAGCGAAGTGGATGCCGAATTCCCCAACATTTTGCCAATCATGGATGTTTTGCGCGACGCAATGCCGGATGACGCGATGATTTATTCGGATATGACCCAGTTCGCCTACGCGGCAAAAGAATGCTGGGACATGGGCCGCGTTGGGCATTGGCACCACCCATCAGGCTTTGGTACTTTGGGCTATGCGCTGCCCGCCTCCATTGGTGGGGCAGTTGCACGCAAAGGCAAACCGACCGTCTGCATTCATGGTGATTACGGTATCCAATACACAATTGCCGAACTTGCCACCGCCGTTGAACTGGGCGTTCCACTACCGATCATCATTTGGGACAATGGCAAGCTGGGTGCGATTGAGGACAGCATGGTCGCCGCACAGATCGCGCCTAATTCAGTGATCCAACGCAATCCTGACTTCTTGGCGCTTGCAAAGGCATATGGGGCAGAGGCGTCTCAACCCGAGACTTTGGCAGATATCGCGCCAGCCCTAGATGCAGCATTCAAAGCAGACGTGCCGACGATCATTCGCCTCACGCCTGCATTGATTGGAACCTAAACTTAGTCGTTCCAGCAGCTCACAAGAACGGCCATGTCGGCGGCCATCAAAGTCAGGGCTTCTGGGGTCATGTAGGCCACGGATTCGGTTGTCACGACGTTCAGGCCAGCACCTGTTACGGATGCTATGATCTGGTCGGCATCAACAGAGAATGACACTTCGGGTGGCAATGCCTGCCCGTTGGTCTGCACCTTCGGAAGCAACATCCCCAGAACCGCGCCGCCATTGTCATAGACTGGGCCGCCCGCATCACCGGGTTGTGCGTAAATCGATAGGCGTTTTACGTCATCTTCACCGTTCAACCCGCGAATATCGGCCAATGTGCCAAACGTCAGGGCAGGGGTCGTCAACACGCCACCGTATGGAAAGCCTGCAACAGCGACTTCGGCTTGAAGACGTGGAACACCTGTTTGGAACTCAGCAACCGCAGGCGGTGCAAGGCGTGTGGTTGGGCGCAGGATCGCAAGGCCAAGGTTTTCATCTTGATGCACAACAGTCGCCTCATGCTCCATGCCAAGGGTAATGGAGGTGCATTCACCGATGGCTTCGATTGTCGTCAGGACTTCGCCAGCCCCGTTGATGTAAAACCCAGAACGGTCACGAACGGGCTTACGCACAGCAAGACCGGCAACCAGATCAATGGCTTGGTCTTCATCGGGACGCGCAATGGCAGGGTCCAAAACGCCATCAATCGTTGCAAAACTCGCCTGCATTTCTGCCAGCACACGGCGGCGGCGTTCATCATCGCCAGCAGGCCAAACGAGCGTGAAGCCTTTGATTTGGTTGTTTTCAAGAACGACGGACGTATAGGAATGAACATTCTCGTCAAAGCCTTCGATCTCAAACCCACGGTCACGGCGGGACCGCTCACCTGTTGGCGGGATAATCGCCAGCGTTTGGAGGATTTCATATAGACCAAACATGCGCGTCTGATCGCCCGGTTGCGAGATCAGCAAAACCTGCGCGGCAACATCACCCGACGCATCAAAACGCGCGAACGGTGGTTCGTATTCCGCAAATTTCACGACGCCTGTTGGGATTTGCATTTCGATACCTGAAGCATCGTCGCGCACAAGCTGCAGGCCCATGCCGTCTAGGATTGAGTTATATGCGCCGAGCAACTCGGCACGCTGACCAGTCGTCAAAACGCCAGTCGGCTCATGGTTGTTGGCTTCTTGCCACGCAACCATAGAACGGCGCGTACCACGACCGTAAGCGCCATCAATCGCGCTGTCGTAAAAGCCAGCCCACTGAAGTGCAGTCTGCAACAGGCGCTTTTGATCACGATCAAGGGCTTGCTCGCTGGCTTGGGCTTCGCGAAGGGTTTCATCAGGCGTTTGAATGGGGTCGGGTTCTGGAACTGGTTCTGGCTCGACAGCGGCTACAGGCGTTTCCTCGTCCGTTGGCGCTTCAGTCGCTTGCGGTGTTTCAAGCTCAACAGGTTCCGTTGGGGCTGTTACGCCGACCGGCCAGAACTGCGTGCGGAAGCGACCGCCATCCACGATATAGCTATCGGCTGGGATAACACCTGCACGGCGCAACTGGTTCAGTTGGTTGTCGGCGTCTACCGCAGCATAGGGGCCAAGCGCGATACCGTACCATCCACCGGGAAGGGCGAACCCTGTGACGTCGGGAACACCTGCGGCTGCATATCCGCGTGCTGCGTCCTGTGCGCCGGTCAACGTGCGTTGTGCTTCGATCTGGACCCAAACGCTTTGTTGGGCTGCTGCCGGAAGCGCCATGAAGATACTAATAATAAGTGCTGATAAAATACGAAGCATGGCTGTGAAAACGTCCCTAAAATGTCT
This Octadecabacter temperatus DNA region includes the following protein-coding sequences:
- a CDS encoding serine protease yields the protein MLRILSALIISIFMALPAAAQQSVWVQIEAQRTLTGAQDAARGYAAAGVPDVTGFALPGGWYGIALGPYAAVDADNQLNQLRRAGVIPADSYIVDGGRFRTQFWPVGVTAPTEPVELETPQATEAPTDEETPVAAVEPEPVPEPDPIQTPDETLREAQASEQALDRDQKRLLQTALQWAGFYDSAIDGAYGRGTRRSMVAWQEANNHEPTGVLTTGQRAELLGAYNSILDGMGLQLVRDDASGIEMQIPTGVVKFAEYEPPFARFDASGDVAAQVLLISQPGDQTRMFGLYEILQTLAIIPPTGERSRRDRGFEIEGFDENVHSYTSVVLENNQIKGFTLVWPAGDDERRRRVLAEMQASFATIDGVLDPAIARPDEDQAIDLVAGLAVRKPVRDRSGFYINGAGEVLTTIEAIGECTSITLGMEHEATVVHQDENLGLAILRPTTRLAPPAVAEFQTGVPRLQAEVAVAGFPYGGVLTTPALTFGTLADIRGLNGEDDVKRLSIYAQPGDAGGPVYDNGGAVLGMLLPKVQTNGQALPPEVSFSVDADQIIASVTGAGLNVVTTESVAYMTPEALTLMAADMAVLVSCWND